A section of the Lepus europaeus isolate LE1 chromosome 19, mLepTim1.pri, whole genome shotgun sequence genome encodes:
- the LOC133747794 gene encoding zinc finger protein 45-like isoform X1: MTKRKEAVTFQDVAVVFTKEELGLLDAAQRELYRAVMLENFRNLLSVGGKNLNEMGVGLRHLPREEVFCSQTWQQFTLELTGRQDSLANIQRTGSQLKTQGDTLSKDGEFSKGWNQSSQLHAQYRVHAGEKPPRGEECEEGLSWHCRLQIRQRAHAGEKPYSCEKCGNAFRRHSSLQAHQRAHSRERASRSDAPGKGFAQRSQSHRQQRVPTGEKPSKCGECGRNPGKHSSCQVPLTVHTGEKLHTCEACGVGCSQHSCLQGRQRGHAGNKPYRCEECGKGFSWRSRLQAHQRIHTGEKPYRCDACGKGFSYSSHLNIHCRTHTGEKPYQCAECGKGFSVGSHLQAHQVSHTGEKPYRCEECGKGFCRASNLLDHQRGHTGEKPYQCDVCGKGFSRSSDFNIHFRVHTGEKPYKCEECGKGFSQASNLLAHQRGHTGEKPYKCATCGKGFSRSSDLNVHCRIHTGEKPYKCEKCGKAFSQFSSLQVHQRVHTGEKPYQCAECGKGFSVGSQLQAHRRCHTGEKPYQCEECGKGFCRASNFLAHCGVHTGEKPYRCDVCGKRFRQRSYLQAHQRVHTGEKPYKCEECGKVFSWSSYLQAHQRVHTGEKPYKCEECGKGFSWSSSLIIHQRVHADGEGDKDFPSEGAPRK, encoded by the exons ATGACCAAACGCAAG GAGGCGGTGACCTTCCAGGACGTGGCCGTGGTCTTcaccaaggaggagctggggctgctggACGCCGCGCAGAGGGAGCTGTACCGGGCTGTGATGCTGGAGAACTTCCGGAACCTGCTGTCCGTGG GAGGCAAGAACCTAAATGAGATGGGAGTAGGATTAAGGCACCTACCACGCGAAGAGGTTTTCTGTTCACAGACTTGGCAGCAGTTCACTCTGGAGTTGACCGGGCGTCAAGATTCCCTGGCGAATATTCAAAGAACTGGCAGTCAGTTGAAGACCCAGGGGGACACACTCAGTAAAGATGGGGAGTTCAGCAAAGGCTGGAATCAGAGCTCCCAGCTTCACGCTCAGTACAGAGTCCACGCTGGCGAGAAACCTCCCAGAGGGGAGGAGTGCGAGGAAGGACTCAGCTGGCACTGTCGTCTTCAAATTAGGCAGAGGGCCCACGCGGGAGAGAAGCCCTATTCGTGTGAGAAGTGTGGGAACGCCTTCCGGCGGCATTCAAGTCTTCAGGCCCATCAgagagcccacagcagagagcgagcgagcagatCCGATGCTCCGGGTAAAGGTTTTGCCCAGAGGTCACAAAGTCACCGTCAGCAGAGAGTCCCCACTGGAGAGAAGCCATCCAAATGTGGGGAATGTGGGAGGAATCCTGGGAAACATTCCTCTTGTCAGGTTCCGTTGACCgtccacacaggggagaaactccACACGTGCGAGGCGTGCGGGgtgggctgcagccagcactCGTGTCTTCAAGGCCGCCAGAGGGGCCACGCTGGAAATAAACCTTACAGGTGTGAAGAGTGTGGCAAGGGTTTCAGCTGGCGATCCCGGCTGCAGGCCCATCAGCGCATCCACACCGGAGAGAAGCCGTACAGGTGCGACGCGTGTGGCAAGGGCTTTAGTTACAGCTCACACCTGAACATCCACTGCAGGACCCACACTGGCGAGAAGCCCTACCAGTGCGCTGAGTGTGGGAAGGGCTTCAGCGTGGGCTCCCACCTCCAGGCCCATCAGGTCAGCCACACTGGGGAGAAGCCCTACAGATGCGAGGAGTGCGGCAAGGGCTTCTGTCGGGCCTCGAACCTGCTGGACCATCAGCGAGGCCACACTGGGGAGAAGCCGTACCAGTGTGACGTGTGTGGGAAGGGCTTCAGCCGGAGCTCTGACTTTAACATTCATTTTAGAGTCCACACGGGAGAGAAACCCTACAAATGCGAGGAGTGTGGGAAGGGCTTCAGTCAGGCCTCCAACCTGCTGGCCCATCAGCGAGGCCACACGGGAGAGAAGCCGTACAAGTGCGCCACCTGTGGGAAGGGCTTTAGCCGGAGCTCAGATCTGAACGTGCATTGTCGCATCCACACGGGGGAGAAGCCCTACAAATGCGAGAagtgtgggaaggccttcagTCAGTTCTCCAGTCTGCAGGTGCACCAGAGGGTCCACACTGGCGAGAAGCCCTACCAGTGCGCGGAGTGTGGGAAGGGCTTCAGCGTGGGCTCCCAGCTGCAAGCCCATCGGAGGTGCCACACGGGGGAGAAGCCGTACCAGTGTGAGGAGTGTGGCAAGGGCTTCTGTCGGGCCTCCAATTTTCTGGCTCACTGTGGAGTGCACACGGGGGAGAAACCGTACCGGTGTGATGTGTGCGGGAAGCGCTTCAGACAGAGGTCTTATCTTCAAGCTCACCAGAGGGTCCACACTGGCGAGAAACCGTACAAGTGCGAGGAGTGTGGGAAGGTGTTCAGCTGGAGCTCATACCTCCAAGCCCATCAGAGAGTTCACACCGGAGAAAAGCCGTACAAATGCGAGGAGTGTGGGAAAGGCTTCAGCTGGAGCTCGAGTCTGATCATTCATCAGCGAGTCCACGCTGATGGCGAGGGGGACAAGGACTTCCCTTCAGAGGGGGCACCCAGGAAGTAA
- the LOC133747794 gene encoding zinc finger protein 45-like isoform X2 encodes MGVGLRHLPREEVFCSQTWQQFTLELTGRQDSLANIQRTGSQLKTQGDTLSKDGEFSKGWNQSSQLHAQYRVHAGEKPPRGEECEEGLSWHCRLQIRQRAHAGEKPYSCEKCGNAFRRHSSLQAHQRAHSRERASRSDAPGKGFAQRSQSHRQQRVPTGEKPSKCGECGRNPGKHSSCQVPLTVHTGEKLHTCEACGVGCSQHSCLQGRQRGHAGNKPYRCEECGKGFSWRSRLQAHQRIHTGEKPYRCDACGKGFSYSSHLNIHCRTHTGEKPYQCAECGKGFSVGSHLQAHQVSHTGEKPYRCEECGKGFCRASNLLDHQRGHTGEKPYQCDVCGKGFSRSSDFNIHFRVHTGEKPYKCEECGKGFSQASNLLAHQRGHTGEKPYKCATCGKGFSRSSDLNVHCRIHTGEKPYKCEKCGKAFSQFSSLQVHQRVHTGEKPYQCAECGKGFSVGSQLQAHRRCHTGEKPYQCEECGKGFCRASNFLAHCGVHTGEKPYRCDVCGKRFRQRSYLQAHQRVHTGEKPYKCEECGKVFSWSSYLQAHQRVHTGEKPYKCEECGKGFSWSSSLIIHQRVHADGEGDKDFPSEGAPRK; translated from the coding sequence ATGGGAGTAGGATTAAGGCACCTACCACGCGAAGAGGTTTTCTGTTCACAGACTTGGCAGCAGTTCACTCTGGAGTTGACCGGGCGTCAAGATTCCCTGGCGAATATTCAAAGAACTGGCAGTCAGTTGAAGACCCAGGGGGACACACTCAGTAAAGATGGGGAGTTCAGCAAAGGCTGGAATCAGAGCTCCCAGCTTCACGCTCAGTACAGAGTCCACGCTGGCGAGAAACCTCCCAGAGGGGAGGAGTGCGAGGAAGGACTCAGCTGGCACTGTCGTCTTCAAATTAGGCAGAGGGCCCACGCGGGAGAGAAGCCCTATTCGTGTGAGAAGTGTGGGAACGCCTTCCGGCGGCATTCAAGTCTTCAGGCCCATCAgagagcccacagcagagagcgagcgagcagatCCGATGCTCCGGGTAAAGGTTTTGCCCAGAGGTCACAAAGTCACCGTCAGCAGAGAGTCCCCACTGGAGAGAAGCCATCCAAATGTGGGGAATGTGGGAGGAATCCTGGGAAACATTCCTCTTGTCAGGTTCCGTTGACCgtccacacaggggagaaactccACACGTGCGAGGCGTGCGGGgtgggctgcagccagcactCGTGTCTTCAAGGCCGCCAGAGGGGCCACGCTGGAAATAAACCTTACAGGTGTGAAGAGTGTGGCAAGGGTTTCAGCTGGCGATCCCGGCTGCAGGCCCATCAGCGCATCCACACCGGAGAGAAGCCGTACAGGTGCGACGCGTGTGGCAAGGGCTTTAGTTACAGCTCACACCTGAACATCCACTGCAGGACCCACACTGGCGAGAAGCCCTACCAGTGCGCTGAGTGTGGGAAGGGCTTCAGCGTGGGCTCCCACCTCCAGGCCCATCAGGTCAGCCACACTGGGGAGAAGCCCTACAGATGCGAGGAGTGCGGCAAGGGCTTCTGTCGGGCCTCGAACCTGCTGGACCATCAGCGAGGCCACACTGGGGAGAAGCCGTACCAGTGTGACGTGTGTGGGAAGGGCTTCAGCCGGAGCTCTGACTTTAACATTCATTTTAGAGTCCACACGGGAGAGAAACCCTACAAATGCGAGGAGTGTGGGAAGGGCTTCAGTCAGGCCTCCAACCTGCTGGCCCATCAGCGAGGCCACACGGGAGAGAAGCCGTACAAGTGCGCCACCTGTGGGAAGGGCTTTAGCCGGAGCTCAGATCTGAACGTGCATTGTCGCATCCACACGGGGGAGAAGCCCTACAAATGCGAGAagtgtgggaaggccttcagTCAGTTCTCCAGTCTGCAGGTGCACCAGAGGGTCCACACTGGCGAGAAGCCCTACCAGTGCGCGGAGTGTGGGAAGGGCTTCAGCGTGGGCTCCCAGCTGCAAGCCCATCGGAGGTGCCACACGGGGGAGAAGCCGTACCAGTGTGAGGAGTGTGGCAAGGGCTTCTGTCGGGCCTCCAATTTTCTGGCTCACTGTGGAGTGCACACGGGGGAGAAACCGTACCGGTGTGATGTGTGCGGGAAGCGCTTCAGACAGAGGTCTTATCTTCAAGCTCACCAGAGGGTCCACACTGGCGAGAAACCGTACAAGTGCGAGGAGTGTGGGAAGGTGTTCAGCTGGAGCTCATACCTCCAAGCCCATCAGAGAGTTCACACCGGAGAAAAGCCGTACAAATGCGAGGAGTGTGGGAAAGGCTTCAGCTGGAGCTCGAGTCTGATCATTCATCAGCGAGTCCACGCTGATGGCGAGGGGGACAAGGACTTCCCTTCAGAGGGGGCACCCAGGAAGTAA